Proteins from a single region of Haloplanus sp. GDY1:
- a CDS encoding radical SAM protein, whose translation MTDPADLSVTLVDGYVDEPAHFGVPPYVSTYPRFTAGALVDAGVPADAIAYHTIDELRDDRMKWGDVADADLMIYLGGMTVPGKYVGGTPAEPDEVRELAWTADGTTLMGGPVRFGVGEENAGGQEMERKDLDYDFVAKGDVEAAAHDLVASGLEGFGDRMRDNAELDRWAAKGAFVVEDHPNHPDYLIAELETSRGCAYRCSFCTEPLYGDPGFRSAESVVREVEALYERGVRHFRLGRQADILAFGGDGEAPNPDALRRLYSGIREVAPDLETLHLDNMNPVTIVDYPEQSREAIRIIAEHNTAGDTAAFGLESADPVVREENNLLVSAEECLEAVRVVNEEGGWRPGDDPDAAPTVGESAADRLPKLLPGINLVHGLAGEREETFEHNKRFLQDVYDEGLMLRRINIRQVMAFAGTEMSDTGAEVARDHKKLFKEYKREVREEIDRPMLRRVVPPGTVLPDVHLEYHQDGKTFGRQVGTYPLLVAVPGERELGATLDVAVVDHGYRSVTGVPHPLDLNAASMAELTAIPGVGESTAGDIVVDRPYGSLNEVDLDVDLSRFAAVGSIGSAD comes from the coding sequence ATGACCGACCCCGCAGACCTCTCGGTGACCCTCGTCGACGGCTACGTCGACGAACCGGCACACTTCGGGGTCCCGCCGTACGTCTCGACGTACCCCCGCTTCACCGCGGGCGCGCTCGTCGACGCCGGCGTCCCCGCCGACGCCATCGCGTACCACACCATCGACGAACTCCGCGACGACCGGATGAAGTGGGGCGACGTGGCCGACGCCGATCTGATGATCTACCTGGGCGGCATGACCGTCCCCGGGAAGTACGTGGGCGGGACGCCCGCCGAACCAGACGAGGTTCGGGAACTCGCCTGGACCGCCGACGGGACGACGCTGATGGGCGGCCCCGTCCGCTTCGGCGTCGGCGAGGAGAACGCCGGCGGGCAGGAGATGGAGCGCAAGGACCTCGACTACGACTTCGTCGCCAAGGGCGACGTGGAGGCGGCGGCCCACGACCTGGTCGCGAGCGGGCTGGAGGGGTTCGGGGACCGGATGCGCGACAACGCCGAACTCGACCGCTGGGCCGCGAAGGGCGCCTTCGTCGTCGAGGACCACCCCAACCACCCCGACTACCTGATCGCGGAACTGGAGACGTCCCGAGGGTGTGCCTACCGGTGTTCGTTCTGCACCGAACCGCTGTACGGCGACCCCGGGTTTCGGAGCGCCGAGTCGGTCGTCCGCGAGGTCGAGGCGCTGTACGAGCGCGGCGTTCGGCACTTCCGGCTGGGTCGACAGGCCGACATCCTGGCGTTCGGGGGCGACGGCGAGGCGCCGAATCCCGACGCACTCCGTCGGCTCTATTCGGGGATCCGGGAGGTGGCGCCGGACCTGGAGACGCTCCACCTCGACAACATGAACCCGGTCACCATCGTCGACTACCCGGAGCAGTCGCGGGAGGCCATCCGGATCATCGCCGAACACAACACCGCGGGCGACACCGCCGCGTTCGGCCTCGAATCCGCCGACCCCGTCGTCCGCGAGGAGAACAACCTGCTCGTGTCGGCCGAGGAGTGTCTGGAGGCCGTCCGCGTCGTCAACGAGGAGGGGGGATGGCGGCCGGGCGACGACCCGGACGCGGCACCCACCGTGGGCGAGTCGGCGGCCGACCGCCTGCCGAAGCTCCTCCCCGGGATCAACCTCGTCCACGGCCTCGCCGGCGAGCGCGAGGAGACCTTCGAGCACAACAAGCGCTTCCTGCAGGACGTCTACGACGAGGGGCTGATGCTCCGGCGCATCAACATCCGGCAGGTGATGGCCTTCGCGGGGACGGAGATGAGCGACACCGGCGCCGAGGTCGCGCGCGACCACAAGAAGCTGTTCAAGGAGTACAAGCGCGAGGTGCGCGAGGAGATCGACCGCCCCATGCTCCGCCGGGTCGTCCCCCCAGGGACGGTCCTGCCCGACGTCCACCTGGAGTACCACCAGGACGGCAAGACCTTCGGGCGGCAGGTGGGGACGTATCCGCTGCTCGTGGCCGTTCCCGGCGAGCGCGAACTCGGGGCGACGCTGGACGTGGCGGTCGTCGACCACGGCTACCGGTCGGTGACGGGCGTCCCGCACCCGCTGGACCTGAACGCGGCGTCGATGGCGGAACTGACAGCCATCCCCGGCGTCGGCGAGTCGACCGCGGGCGACATCGTCGTCGACCGGCCGTACGGCTCGCTGAACGAGGTCGACCTCGACGTCGACCTCTCGCGGTTCGCGGCGGTCGGCTCGATTGGGTCGGCGGACTAG
- a CDS encoding HVO_0758 family zinc finger protein, translating into MKSTRKGLRDGELVKDTYERLTCAECEKVLKKRDDPDEVFAVRICPECGREWKDLR; encoded by the coding sequence ATGAAATCGACGCGGAAGGGGCTCCGTGACGGCGAACTCGTCAAGGATACCTACGAGCGACTCACCTGCGCGGAGTGCGAGAAGGTGCTGAAAAAACGGGACGACCCGGACGAGGTGTTCGCGGTTCGGATCTGTCCCGAGTGTGGTCGGGAGTGGAAGGACCTGCGGTAG
- a CDS encoding SDR family oxidoreductase: protein MQVVVLGCGYVGIELGRQLTQAGHEVVGVRRSDAGLDAIEAAGFEAVRADLTDAASLAAVPDADWAVYAASAGGRDVDAARTAYVDGLRTVVETLGDRPSPPDRLVYTSSTGVYGDHGGDWVDESTTPDPATDRQRVLLEAERIALEGTADRGIDGTVVRFGGLYGPDRYRLDRYLDGPVTAGYLNSIHRDDAAGVVAHVLTADVARGEVILAVDDDPVWKPEFADWLAEQCDVSPPEKRTVEERAAAEGSVSRRVRASKRCANDRLHELGYELRYPTVREGFRPAIEAFRAD, encoded by the coding sequence GTGCAGGTCGTCGTTCTCGGCTGTGGCTACGTCGGCATCGAACTCGGCCGGCAGTTGACCCAGGCCGGCCACGAGGTCGTCGGCGTCCGTCGATCCGACGCCGGTCTCGACGCCATCGAGGCCGCGGGCTTCGAGGCCGTCCGTGCGGATCTGACCGACGCGGCGTCGCTCGCCGCGGTCCCCGACGCCGACTGGGCCGTGTACGCGGCGAGCGCGGGGGGCCGCGACGTCGACGCCGCCCGAACCGCCTACGTCGACGGCCTGCGAACGGTCGTCGAGACGCTCGGCGACCGGCCGTCGCCGCCGGACCGACTCGTCTACACGTCGAGTACGGGCGTCTACGGTGACCACGGCGGCGACTGGGTGGACGAGTCGACGACGCCCGACCCCGCGACGGATCGGCAGCGCGTCCTCCTGGAGGCCGAACGGATCGCGCTGGAGGGGACGGCCGACCGCGGGATCGACGGAACGGTCGTCAGGTTCGGCGGCCTCTACGGGCCGGACCGCTACCGACTGGATCGCTACCTCGACGGCCCGGTGACGGCGGGGTATCTCAACTCGATCCACCGGGACGACGCCGCCGGCGTCGTCGCCCACGTCCTGACCGCCGACGTCGCCCGCGGCGAGGTGATCCTGGCCGTCGACGACGACCCCGTCTGGAAGCCGGAGTTCGCCGACTGGCTGGCCGAGCAGTGTGACGTCTCGCCGCCGGAGAAGCGGACGGTCGAGGAACGCGCGGCGGCGGAGGGATCGGTGAGCCGACGGGTCCGGGCGAGCAAGCGGTGTGCCAACGACCGACTCCACGAACTCGGCTACGAGCTTCGATACCCCACGGTTCGAGAGGGGTTTCGGCCGGCAATCGAGGCGTTTCGCGCCGACTGA
- a CDS encoding DUF5791 family protein: protein MLHEAVDEPEALSPRQLRDAYDAELRAVIDAQGIETVATDADVPTETVAALASGDSPTVTLSEAAAILATDFDGREAQGIVQEVRDYLLMGMTTGVLDVDTIASNVDLDLSGQEIQQAIEGRTRMTLDELAAIQSYVAGRNAR, encoded by the coding sequence ATGCTCCACGAAGCGGTCGACGAACCGGAAGCGCTGTCCCCCCGACAGCTCCGCGACGCCTACGACGCCGAACTCCGCGCGGTGATCGACGCCCAGGGGATCGAGACGGTCGCCACGGACGCCGACGTCCCGACCGAGACGGTCGCCGCCCTCGCCAGCGGCGACTCGCCGACGGTGACGCTCTCGGAGGCGGCGGCCATCCTCGCGACCGATTTCGACGGTCGGGAGGCCCAGGGAATCGTCCAGGAGGTACGGGACTACCTGCTGATGGGGATGACGACGGGCGTCCTCGACGTGGACACCATCGCCTCGAACGTGGACCTCGACCTCTCGGGCCAGGAGATCCAGCAGGCCATCGAGGGCCGCACCCGCATGACGCTCGACGAACTCGCCGCGATCCAGAGCTACGTCGCGGGTCGGAACGCCCGCTGA
- a CDS encoding DHH family phosphoesterase, whose translation MSVAAEEIVQRAVAFARTHPELLAALLVSVAVLVGGGYVLHQFTRPSGVRFASLLSEYDDVAVLTHPNPDPDAMAAAMGVASLAEQVDTTATIQFPGQIRHQENRAFRNVLEVELDPIERADDLASEAVILVDHNQPRGFTDSERVRPLAVVDHHPGDGRGESFTDVRTEYGACSSVIAEYFQNLDATPVPPENHESEVDAKYVVPSRVATGLFFGILTDTNRLTGGIDPADFDASSYLSPGVDENLLDRIANPQVSAEVLEIKATAIRERNVEGAFAISDVGDISNVDAIPQAADELIRLEGVTAAIVCGTRNGTLYLSGRSRDDRVHMGRAIESALEEVPGASGGGHARMGGGQISIEDGDFVWPARRAALTDRLRRALEGDV comes from the coding sequence ATGTCGGTCGCCGCCGAGGAGATCGTCCAGCGGGCGGTGGCGTTCGCCCGGACGCACCCGGAACTGCTCGCCGCGCTGCTCGTCAGCGTCGCCGTACTCGTCGGCGGCGGCTACGTCCTCCACCAGTTCACCCGCCCCTCCGGCGTCCGCTTCGCGTCGCTGCTCTCCGAATACGACGACGTCGCGGTCCTGACCCATCCGAATCCGGACCCCGACGCGATGGCCGCCGCGATGGGCGTGGCGTCGCTCGCCGAGCAGGTGGACACGACGGCGACCATCCAGTTTCCGGGCCAGATCCGCCACCAGGAGAACCGCGCGTTCAGGAACGTCCTGGAGGTGGAACTCGACCCCATCGAGCGCGCGGACGACCTCGCCTCCGAGGCGGTGATCCTCGTCGACCACAACCAGCCGCGGGGGTTCACCGACTCCGAGCGGGTCCGCCCGCTGGCGGTCGTGGATCACCACCCCGGGGACGGACGCGGCGAGTCCTTTACAGACGTGCGCACCGAGTATGGCGCCTGTTCGAGCGTGATCGCGGAGTACTTCCAGAACCTGGACGCCACGCCCGTACCGCCCGAGAACCACGAGAGCGAGGTCGACGCGAAGTACGTGGTGCCCTCGCGGGTGGCGACCGGCCTCTTTTTCGGCATCCTGACGGACACGAACCGGCTCACGGGCGGCATCGACCCCGCCGACTTCGACGCGAGCAGTTACCTCTCGCCCGGCGTCGACGAGAACCTGCTCGACCGCATCGCCAACCCACAGGTGAGCGCGGAGGTACTGGAGATCAAGGCGACCGCGATCCGCGAACGCAACGTGGAGGGCGCCTTCGCGATCAGCGACGTGGGCGACATCTCGAACGTGGACGCGATCCCACAGGCCGCCGACGAACTCATCCGTCTCGAAGGGGTCACCGCCGCCATCGTCTGTGGCACCCGCAACGGCACCCTCTACCTCTCGGGGCGGTCACGGGACGACCGGGTCCACATGGGCCGTGCCATCGAGTCGGCGCTCGAGGAGGTGCCGGGCGCCAGCGGCGGCGGCCACGCCCGCATGGGAGGCGGGCAGATCTCCATCGAGGACGGCGACTTCGTCTGGCCGGCGCGGCGCGCCGCCCTCACCGACCGGCTGCGTCGGGCGCTGGAAGGCGACGTGTAG
- a CDS encoding NUDIX hydrolase, with protein MDLSAVASHVPGSIDDAEREAAVVAPVVDRDDGDALLFTKRADHLGEHAGQMSFPGGGREPSDADLEATAKREANEEIGLEPDEIEVVGRLDDIPTVSDYAVRPFVSRIPDRTYVPDEREVAEIAVLPVAELVDLDNYESERRDHPHYGEIRLHFFRVDGYTVWGATGRMLVQLLELATDWEMPPEVDRVVDPDADFPV; from the coding sequence ATGGATCTGTCCGCCGTCGCCAGCCACGTCCCGGGGTCCATCGACGACGCAGAGCGCGAAGCGGCGGTCGTCGCGCCGGTCGTCGACCGCGACGACGGCGACGCCCTCCTCTTTACCAAGCGGGCCGACCACCTCGGCGAACACGCCGGGCAGATGAGCTTCCCCGGCGGCGGCCGCGAACCGAGCGACGCCGACCTCGAGGCGACCGCGAAACGCGAGGCCAACGAGGAGATCGGTCTCGAACCCGACGAGATCGAGGTGGTGGGCCGACTCGACGACATCCCGACGGTCAGCGACTACGCCGTCCGCCCGTTCGTCTCCCGGATCCCGGATCGGACCTACGTCCCCGACGAACGCGAGGTGGCCGAAATCGCCGTCCTGCCGGTCGCGGAACTGGTCGACCTCGACAACTACGAGTCCGAGCGCCGGGACCACCCCCACTACGGCGAGATCCGCCTGCACTTCTTCCGCGTCGACGGCTACACCGTCTGGGGGGCGACCGGCAGAATGCTCGTCCAGTTGCTCGAACTCGCGACCGACTGGGAGATGCCGCCGGAGGTCGACCGGGTTGTCGACCCCGACGCCGACTTCCCGGTCTGA
- a CDS encoding Hsp20/alpha crystallin family protein has product MTGFKEFGKSAANAVLERVGRGVGKVQERKPLSYDVLESEDAYLVVFDAPGVTRSDVQVRYVEGEVQVRLDRFRDFHEGFEMRFPGRGLSLDGRARLPPDADVDAGEATATLSDNGTLRIEVPKRAEGTDVEVREESEAADADLDGSE; this is encoded by the coding sequence ATGACCGGGTTCAAGGAGTTCGGCAAGTCCGCGGCCAACGCCGTCCTCGAACGGGTCGGCCGCGGCGTCGGGAAGGTCCAGGAGCGAAAGCCCCTCTCGTACGACGTGCTGGAGTCCGAGGACGCCTACCTCGTCGTCTTCGACGCGCCGGGCGTCACCCGGAGCGACGTCCAGGTGCGCTACGTCGAGGGCGAGGTGCAGGTGCGTCTCGACCGCTTCCGCGACTTCCACGAGGGGTTCGAGATGCGCTTCCCGGGCCGGGGCCTCTCGCTGGACGGCCGCGCGCGACTGCCGCCGGACGCCGACGTGGACGCCGGCGAGGCCACGGCCACGCTGAGCGACAACGGGACGCTCCGGATCGAGGTGCCAAAGCGGGCCGAGGGGACCGACGTCGAGGTTCGGGAGGAGAGCGAGGCGGCGGACGCGGACCTCGACGGCTCGGAGTGA
- a CDS encoding TRAM domain-containing protein, which yields MEISDKLLCLFSERVRAEDGTYVIEVPQREIETGSIDPDETYRVALISRERSESTESAESEPDTPSSEPQPPVEAGEIRYVEIEDIGKQGDGIARVERGYVIIVPGAEIGERVKIEITEVKSNFAVGEIIDEDF from the coding sequence GTGGAGATCTCAGATAAACTGCTGTGTCTGTTCAGCGAGCGTGTTCGGGCGGAAGATGGAACGTACGTGATCGAGGTACCGCAACGCGAGATCGAGACGGGGTCGATCGACCCCGACGAGACCTACCGCGTCGCACTCATCTCCCGTGAGCGGTCGGAATCGACCGAGTCGGCCGAGTCGGAGCCCGACACCCCGTCGTCGGAACCCCAGCCTCCCGTCGAGGCCGGCGAGATCCGGTACGTCGAGATCGAAGACATCGGCAAACAGGGCGACGGCATCGCCCGGGTCGAGCGCGGCTACGTCATCATCGTCCCCGGGGCGGAGATCGGCGAGCGCGTCAAAATCGAGATCACCGAGGTCAAGTCCAACTTCGCGGTCGGCGAGATCATCGACGAGGACTTCTAG
- a CDS encoding DUF7109 family protein: MADATGDELAGVVDLFGALTRGELESALGELAFKRGEEVDADAVADAVDAAVENYYLVAVERDDRTLLAPGPTAFPALPEGAEDLPHILDVPEREVDRAALADAAERRLRADAARAAADGDADRIERLLDVSYDLETWGGADVGDVRTRLDDAMENRN; encoded by the coding sequence ATCGCCGACGCGACGGGCGACGAACTCGCGGGCGTGGTCGACCTCTTCGGGGCGCTGACCCGCGGGGAACTCGAATCCGCGCTCGGCGAACTCGCCTTCAAGCGGGGCGAGGAGGTCGACGCCGACGCGGTCGCCGACGCCGTCGACGCCGCCGTCGAGAACTACTACCTCGTCGCCGTCGAGCGCGACGACCGGACGCTGCTCGCGCCGGGGCCGACGGCGTTTCCCGCGCTCCCCGAGGGCGCCGAGGACCTCCCGCACATCCTCGACGTGCCCGAGCGAGAGGTGGATCGGGCGGCGCTCGCCGACGCCGCCGAACGCCGCCTGCGGGCCGACGCCGCCCGCGCCGCCGCCGACGGCGACGCCGACCGGATCGAGCGGTTGCTGGACGTGAGCTACGACCTCGAAACGTGGGGCGGGGCGGACGTGGGCGACGTCCGAACCCGCCTCGACGACGCGATGGAGAACCGCAACTGA
- a CDS encoding serine/threonine-protein kinase has translation MRVNDSLSQTLNAAPGTFLFALSPLSTLALFPLSWRHFSWTGTPTPMVVGWSILLGGLAVAPLPFLVTVNSPIFRFFVIPFGFLVLCGAAVGIGYPEWVRRPEVVPDTGTTESEPHPEPAPDAGATDSSPDLTPTNGGTDAPTDDSFAAASPSSGGRAAIEQSVETSLAEQSSESASTPANAPPLGPPDHVPRAPDLAVDYADLTDKEPIGRGGNADVYRATVRDGQTVAVKEPRMSGTLHSDAVDRMLAEAETWDKLDDHDHVVGVVDYGADPLPWIAMEYMDAGDLSARAGDLPFEQALWTAEAITEGVRHAHRRGVAHLDLKPGNVLFRSVDGAWDVPKVADWGLSKHLLDHSQSVEGLSPQYAAPEQFDTDRGPADDLTDVYQLGAVLYELVTGRPPFEGDPTTVMHRVLHEDPAPPSAVADVPEALDDVLLTALATEKADRYDSVLYLRDAFRDLAER, from the coding sequence GTGAGGGTAAACGACTCCCTCTCTCAGACGCTGAATGCTGCTCCGGGAACGTTCCTTTTCGCCCTGAGTCCGCTCTCCACGCTCGCGCTCTTTCCCCTCTCGTGGCGACACTTCTCGTGGACCGGCACCCCGACCCCTATGGTCGTCGGGTGGTCCATACTCCTAGGCGGTCTCGCCGTCGCCCCGCTACCTTTCCTCGTCACCGTGAACAGTCCGATATTCCGGTTTTTCGTTATCCCGTTCGGCTTCCTCGTACTCTGTGGCGCCGCCGTCGGCATCGGCTACCCGGAGTGGGTTCGCCGACCCGAAGTCGTCCCCGACACGGGGACCACCGAGTCCGAGCCTCACCCGGAACCGGCCCCCGACGCCGGGGCGACGGATAGCTCTCCCGACCTGACGCCGACGAACGGCGGAACCGACGCACCCACCGACGACTCGTTCGCCGCCGCGTCGCCGTCGTCCGGCGGGCGGGCCGCGATAGAACAGTCGGTCGAAACTTCTCTAGCCGAACAGTCGAGTGAATCCGCGTCCACCCCTGCTAACGCTCCCCCGCTCGGCCCACCCGACCACGTCCCCCGCGCCCCCGACCTCGCTGTCGACTACGCCGACCTCACTGACAAGGAACCCATCGGCCGCGGCGGCAACGCCGACGTGTACCGGGCGACCGTCCGTGATGGCCAGACGGTCGCGGTCAAGGAACCCCGGATGAGCGGCACCCTCCACAGCGACGCCGTCGACCGGATGCTCGCGGAGGCGGAGACGTGGGACAAACTCGACGATCACGACCACGTCGTGGGGGTCGTCGACTACGGCGCCGACCCGTTGCCCTGGATCGCCATGGAGTACATGGACGCCGGCGACCTCTCGGCGCGGGCGGGCGACCTGCCCTTCGAGCAGGCGCTCTGGACGGCCGAGGCGATCACCGAGGGGGTGCGCCACGCCCACCGCCGCGGCGTCGCCCATCTCGACCTGAAGCCCGGGAACGTCCTCTTTCGCTCCGTCGACGGCGCCTGGGACGTTCCCAAGGTGGCCGACTGGGGCCTCTCGAAACACCTCCTCGACCACTCCCAGAGCGTCGAGGGCCTGTCCCCGCAGTACGCCGCCCCCGAGCAGTTCGACACCGACCGCGGTCCGGCCGACGACCTGACCGACGTCTACCAGTTGGGTGCCGTCCTCTACGAACTGGTCACCGGCCGACCGCCCTTCGAGGGCGACCCGACGACGGTGATGCACCGGGTGCTACACGAGGATCCGGCGCCGCCGAGCGCGGTGGCCGACGTGCCCGAGGCGCTGGACGACGTGCTCTTGACCGCGCTGGCGACGGAGAAGGCCGACCGATACGACTCGGTGCTCTACCTGCGGGACGCGTTCCGGGACCTCGCGGAGCGGTGA
- a CDS encoding aldo/keto reductase: MATARATWGYRDRFGDRFGRTYFRRFGPGVVSSVGLGTYLGDPTDAVDDGYERALVAGLEGGCNVVDTAANYRCGRSERVVGRALDRADVDRSAVVVATKGGFLPFDGERPEDPAADLRARFVENGPVDPADLAAGQHCIAPDAIDAMVDRSLDRLGVETVDCYYVHNPETQLRVRSREAVYDQLEATFERLERRVAAGDVGAYGVATWEAFRRPPDHDAHLSLPAVVERARRAAGTVGREETGFGAIQLPFNVVMADAFTTPAHEFEGERRSALEVAHGLDLDVFTSASLAQGELVEGLPAAVDAELAGDTPAQRALNFARSAPGVTCALVGTSDPDHVAENVAAGTFDPLGARAFDAVFE; this comes from the coding sequence ATGGCGACCGCACGCGCCACGTGGGGGTATCGCGACCGCTTCGGCGACCGCTTCGGCCGCACCTACTTCCGGCGGTTCGGCCCCGGCGTCGTCTCCAGCGTCGGCCTCGGCACGTATCTCGGCGACCCGACCGACGCCGTCGACGACGGGTACGAGCGGGCGCTCGTCGCCGGCCTGGAGGGCGGGTGCAACGTCGTCGACACCGCGGCCAACTACCGCTGCGGGCGGAGCGAGCGCGTGGTGGGTCGGGCGCTCGACCGCGCCGACGTCGACCGGTCGGCCGTGGTCGTCGCCACGAAGGGCGGGTTCCTGCCCTTCGACGGGGAGCGCCCCGAGGACCCCGCCGCCGACCTCCGGGCGCGCTTCGTCGAGAACGGCCCGGTCGACCCCGCGGACCTCGCGGCCGGGCAACACTGCATCGCGCCCGACGCCATCGACGCGATGGTCGACCGGTCGCTCGACCGACTGGGCGTCGAGACGGTCGACTGCTACTACGTCCACAACCCCGAGACGCAGCTCCGTGTCCGCTCCCGCGAGGCCGTCTACGATCAGCTCGAAGCGACGTTCGAGCGACTGGAGCGCCGGGTCGCCGCCGGCGACGTGGGCGCCTACGGCGTGGCGACGTGGGAGGCGTTCCGCCGGCCGCCCGACCACGACGCGCACCTGTCGCTCCCGGCGGTGGTCGAGCGCGCGCGACGCGCCGCCGGGACGGTCGGCCGCGAGGAGACGGGGTTCGGAGCGATCCAGCTCCCCTTCAACGTCGTCATGGCGGACGCGTTCACGACACCGGCCCACGAGTTCGAGGGCGAGCGGCGCTCGGCACTGGAGGTGGCTCACGGGCTCGACCTCGACGTCTTCACCAGCGCCAGCCTCGCACAGGGAGAGCTCGTGGAGGGGCTGCCGGCGGCCGTCGACGCCGAACTGGCGGGCGACACTCCCGCCCAGCGGGCGCTCAATTTCGCGCGGAGCGCGCCGGGCGTGACCTGCGCGCTCGTCGGGACGAGCGATCCGGATCACGTCGCCGAGAACGTCGCCGCGGGGACCTTCGACCCGCTGGGTGCGCGGGCGTTCGACGCCGTCTTCGAGTGA
- a CDS encoding glycosyl transferase family 2, with the protein MEYVQERVTTLHDLTDPTPAAPTDRASVVVPMTEREYAGLAPDRVLSELERVDPAKVVVPLRASPDRVADFHDWLAGYDLSLSVLWCNGPRLEALLDDHGLDGEFGKGRDVWLGLGQALDREYVVVHDADTKSYSRADVARLLYPLSRGYDFSKGYYARVENDRLYGRLFRLFFVPLVRALGAERDAPVLRYLEAFRYALAGEFAATTALAERLRTQRSWGLEVGTLGDAFEYAGFDGSAQVDLGTYEHDHRAVSGPTGLSDMSRHVATALFRAVTDHGVDPDYDTLPDRYREAARSLVRSYELDAGFNGLEYDRAGELEQVATYASAIGPPGPDRRLPAWRDAPVSPAAVAETAAADLEAAR; encoded by the coding sequence ATGGAGTACGTCCAGGAACGCGTGACGACGCTCCACGACCTGACCGATCCGACGCCCGCCGCGCCGACGGATCGGGCCTCGGTGGTCGTCCCGATGACCGAACGCGAGTACGCCGGCCTGGCGCCGGACCGCGTCCTCTCGGAACTGGAGCGGGTCGACCCCGCGAAGGTGGTCGTTCCCCTGCGGGCCTCGCCCGACCGGGTCGCGGACTTCCACGACTGGCTCGCCGGCTACGACCTCTCGCTGTCGGTCCTCTGGTGTAACGGGCCGCGGCTGGAGGCCCTGCTCGACGACCACGGCCTCGACGGCGAGTTCGGGAAGGGGCGGGACGTGTGGTTGGGCCTCGGTCAGGCGCTCGACCGAGAGTACGTCGTCGTCCACGACGCGGACACCAAAAGCTACAGCCGGGCGGACGTGGCACGCCTCCTCTATCCGCTCTCCCGGGGCTACGACTTCTCGAAGGGCTACTACGCGCGCGTCGAGAACGACCGCCTCTACGGGCGGCTGTTTCGCCTCTTTTTCGTCCCGCTCGTCCGGGCGCTCGGGGCGGAGCGCGACGCGCCCGTGTTGCGGTATCTGGAGGCGTTTCGCTACGCGCTGGCGGGGGAGTTCGCGGCGACGACGGCGCTCGCGGAGCGCCTGCGCACCCAGCGGTCGTGGGGGCTCGAAGTCGGCACGCTCGGCGACGCCTTCGAGTACGCCGGCTTCGACGGGAGCGCGCAGGTCGACCTCGGGACCTACGAACACGACCACCGGGCGGTGAGCGGCCCGACCGGCCTCTCCGATATGAGCCGTCACGTCGCGACGGCGCTCTTCCGGGCGGTCACCGACCACGGCGTCGACCCCGACTACGACACCCTCCCGGATCGCTACCGCGAGGCCGCCCGCTCGCTCGTCCGGAGCTACGAACTCGACGCGGGGTTCAACGGACTGGAGTACGACCGGGCGGGCGAACTCGAGCAGGTGGCGACGTACGCGTCGGCCATCGGTCCCCCGGGACCGGATCGGCGGCTGCCGGCGTGGCGCGACGCGCCGGTGTCGCCGGCGGCGGTGGCGGAGACGGCGGCCGCGGACCTGGAGGCGGCGCGATGA
- a CDS encoding DUF7559 family protein: MPATKELKCTSPGCELDMFENHYTYDIADDHAVGDLSCPLCGGTDCLEEIEV; this comes from the coding sequence ATGCCCGCCACGAAGGAACTCAAGTGTACCAGCCCCGGCTGCGAACTCGACATGTTCGAGAACCACTACACGTACGACATCGCCGACGATCACGCGGTCGGTGACCTCTCCTGTCCGCTCTGTGGCGGTACCGACTGTCTCGAAGAGATCGAAGTATGA